From a region of the Lactuca sativa cultivar Salinas chromosome 4, Lsat_Salinas_v11, whole genome shotgun sequence genome:
- the LOC111881290 gene encoding ubiquitin-conjugating enzyme E2 28, producing MASRRILKELKDLQRDPPASCSAGPVAQDMFHWQATIIGPNDSPYSGGVFQVTIHFPPDYPFKPPKVAFRTKVFHPNINNNGNICLDILKDQWSPALTISKVLLSICSLLTDPNPDDPLVPEIAHMYKIDKVKYEAMARSWTQKYAMY from the exons ATGGCTTCTAGGAGGATTCTGAAAGAGCTCAAGGACCTTCAAAGAGACCCTCCAGCCTCATGTAGTGCTGGACCGGTGGCTCAAGATATGTTCCATTGGCAAGCGACCATCATTGGACCAAATGATAGTCCCTACTCTGGTGGTGTCTTCCAAGTTACCATCCACTTCCCTCCTGATTACCCTTTTAAGCCACCAAAG GTTGCTTTTAGGACCAAAGTGTTCCATCCAAACATTAACAACAATGGTAACATCTGTCTTGATATTCTCAAGGATCAATGGAGTCCTGCACTCACCATATCCAAG GTTTTGTTGTCAATATGTTCGCTGCTGACAGATCCGAACCCAGATGATCCGTTGGTCCCGGAAATCGCACATATGTACAAGATAGACAAGGTCAAGTACGAAGCCATGGCTCGAAGTTGGACTCAAAAGTATGCCATGTATTGA